The Candidatus Aegiribacteria sp. genome has a segment encoding these proteins:
- a CDS encoding DUF2089 domain-containing protein → MTDSSMPPKCPSCGDKLIVVKLQCSSCDTEVNGEFDLCPVCSLEGNHRELFDLFLEARGNLKQVQRKLGVSYPTVRLRIEDMFSELRGDKPPQDPSEVLKKLSNGEIDVDTAQKLLAGY, encoded by the coding sequence ATGACTGACAGTTCCATGCCCCCTAAGTGTCCGTCATGCGGTGACAAATTGATTGTTGTTAAGCTTCAGTGCAGTTCGTGTGATACAGAAGTTAATGGCGAATTTGATCTGTGCCCTGTATGTAGTCTGGAGGGAAATCATCGTGAACTATTTGATCTTTTCCTCGAGGCCAGGGGTAATCTGAAGCAGGTTCAGAGAAAACTGGGTGTGTCATACCCGACTGTTCGACTGAGGATAGAGGATATGTTCAGTGAATTAAGGGGAGATAAGCCGCCGCAGGATCCTTCTGAGGTTCTCAAGAAGCTCAGTAATGGTGAAATAGACGTAGATACTGCACAAAAACTGCTTGCAGGGTATTGA
- a CDS encoding DUF4097 domain-containing protein, producing the protein MSEEQKEILQMVSEGKITADDGVKLLTALEEGERKRRDHDSPAQRMKKQKKMILESMRGHGMGLEDMREIGHMVKNIVGDAVSGINENFSTEIFNIDKDRFKYSGKLDGEIELDEGTELYISNKRSRSGADINLEGVDGSSCAVIGEDAPEVSILRDGESVWLKWDEGDITLSIPESVGQLSTSTNGGDITVTRVRTPVNVKTAGGDISILEASHGFNAKTMGGDIIISLSDLWDEDSAAVTMGGDINVGLRTDTKAVISAKTYGGDINVQEGIGEISRSGQFGASNVRVCLSGEESSAIRLKTMGGDISISDREIIEEGGEIEDDD; encoded by the coding sequence ATGAGTGAGGAACAGAAAGAAATACTTCAGATGGTTTCTGAAGGTAAGATAACTGCTGACGATGGTGTAAAACTACTTACTGCGCTGGAGGAAGGAGAGCGGAAAAGACGAGATCATGATTCACCTGCCCAAAGAATGAAGAAGCAGAAAAAAATGATCCTCGAATCAATGAGGGGTCACGGTATGGGTCTTGAAGACATGCGCGAAATCGGGCACATGGTCAAGAATATTGTTGGCGACGCTGTATCAGGTATCAATGAGAACTTTTCAACAGAGATATTTAATATCGACAAGGATCGATTCAAGTATTCCGGGAAACTTGATGGTGAAATTGAATTAGATGAAGGAACAGAATTATACATATCAAATAAGCGATCAAGGAGCGGAGCTGACATAAATCTTGAAGGTGTTGACGGTTCATCATGCGCAGTTATCGGTGAAGATGCGCCAGAAGTATCCATATTGCGTGATGGTGAATCTGTCTGGCTGAAGTGGGATGAGGGTGATATTACACTGAGTATACCTGAATCTGTTGGACAACTGAGCACCAGCACAAATGGCGGTGATATTACCGTTACAAGAGTAAGAACTCCGGTAAATGTGAAGACCGCAGGAGGAGATATCAGCATTCTGGAAGCATCGCATGGTTTTAATGCAAAAACAATGGGAGGTGACATTATCATTTCGCTGAGTGATCTGTGGGATGAGGATTCCGCTGCTGTGACAATGGGTGGCGATATCAACGTAGGTTTGCGCACGGACACAAAAGCCGTTATTTCTGCAAAGACCTATGGAGGTGATATCAATGTTCAGGAAGGTATTGGTGAGATAAGCAGGTCTGGACAATTCGGTGCCTCCAACGTAAGAGTATGCTTGTCAGGAGAAGAATCTTCTGCTATCAGATTAAAAACTATGGGTGGAGACATCTCGATCAGTGATCGGGAAATAATTGAGGAAGGTGGGGAGATAGAAGACGATGACTGA
- a CDS encoding metalloregulator ArsR/SmtB family transcription factor — MNKSDFFSKISVLGKALDSPERLRIIDSLCQAERTVEDLASVLDLPVKTVSHHLQKLKSSGFVSFQKKGRYSLYSVSCTGIITLMSNLKNLSIELLPDMKLHMKELETTRHKFQCSDDSNLTDLVKSGKVLIIDVRDTEEFNSAHLPAAVSVPFNELENFISKFKDTRTVLAYCSDIFCDLADRAVTQMRKAGLTAFRLEDSVTGRISQKLWRDQISETLHIEKGK, encoded by the coding sequence GTGAACAAGTCGGATTTCTTCAGTAAAATCTCAGTACTTGGTAAAGCACTGGATTCACCGGAACGGCTACGAATAATCGACAGTCTCTGCCAGGCTGAAAGAACTGTTGAGGATCTTGCAAGTGTACTTGATTTACCGGTGAAGACTGTTTCTCATCACCTGCAAAAGCTGAAATCTTCAGGTTTCGTATCATTTCAGAAAAAAGGCAGATATTCTCTCTACTCTGTCTCCTGCACCGGCATCATTACTCTAATGAGCAATCTCAAGAACCTGTCAATTGAATTGCTTCCGGACATGAAACTCCATATGAAGGAACTTGAAACTACACGGCATAAGTTTCAATGTTCCGATGACTCGAATCTGACCGATTTAGTCAAATCCGGAAAAGTACTAATAATCGACGTCCGGGATACCGAAGAATTCAATTCCGCGCATCTCCCTGCTGCTGTCTCTGTTCCTTTCAATGAACTTGAAAATTTCATCTCCAAATTCAAAGACACCAGGACAGTTCTTGCGTATTGCAGTGACATTTTCTGCGATCTCGCTGACAGAGCTGTCACACAGATGAGAAAAGCCGGTTTAACTGCTTTCAGGTTGGAAGACAGTGTAACCGGTAGAATCTCTCAAAAATTATGGAGAGATCAGATTTCTGAAACCCTCCATATAGAGAAAGGTAAGTAA
- a CDS encoding DUF302 domain-containing protein codes for MNVKYIITGLISFIAGAALVGIVGISVAPGMMINESESLYSYDDTVEIIQAEAETLGWKIPAVHVISNSVAGGGYDVAPVTVIELCKVDLAGQILSDDESRVVSSMMPCRVAVYETSEGDVIVSRMNTGMMSKLFGGDIERLMADATSETEQILGAVLPH; via the coding sequence GTGAATGTTAAATATATAATAACCGGGCTGATCAGTTTCATTGCCGGAGCCGCTCTTGTGGGAATCGTCGGTATTTCCGTTGCCCCGGGTATGATGATCAATGAAAGTGAAAGTCTTTACTCATATGATGATACCGTTGAAATAATCCAGGCAGAGGCAGAAACGCTTGGCTGGAAAATCCCTGCGGTTCACGTAATCAGTAACTCGGTTGCGGGTGGCGGATATGATGTTGCTCCTGTCACCGTAATCGAATTATGCAAGGTAGATCTCGCAGGACAGATACTCTCGGATGATGAATCCCGCGTGGTGTCTTCCATGATGCCCTGCCGGGTAGCGGTATACGAAACATCTGAGGGCGACGTAATCGTTTCGAGAATGAACACAGGTATGATGAGCAAGCTCTTCGGTGGTGATATCGAAAGGCTTATGGCTGACGCTACGTCTGAGACTGAACAGATACTTGGGGCAGTTCTTCCTCATTAG